One window of Dyadobacter sandarakinus genomic DNA carries:
- a CDS encoding aldo/keto reductase, with product MKNRTLGNSGLEVSALGLGCMGMSWSYGEAKDKNEMIALIRAAVERGVTFFDTAEVYGPLTNEELLGEAVAPFKGEVVIATKFGFIPASETEANARWNALNSRPEHIKKVVEDSLKRLNVEVIDLYYQHRVDPNVPIEDVAGAVKDLIQAGKVKHFGLSEASAKTIRRAHAVQPVTALQSEYSLWFRSPEEEILPTLEELGIGFVPFSPLGKGFLTGKITEDTKLESSDFRNSVPRFSIENRKANQALVDLLTSISAQKEIDGMPATPAQISLAWILAQKPWIVPIPGTTKLHRLEENLGAVNIELSAEDLRQIDEALSRIDIKGERYPEAQQKMVDR from the coding sequence ATGAAAAACAGAACATTAGGAAACAGCGGACTGGAAGTCTCGGCATTGGGACTCGGCTGCATGGGCATGAGCTGGTCATACGGCGAGGCAAAAGACAAAAATGAAATGATCGCATTGATCCGCGCCGCCGTCGAGCGGGGAGTGACATTTTTCGATACGGCAGAAGTGTATGGGCCGCTGACCAATGAAGAACTGCTCGGCGAGGCGGTGGCACCATTCAAAGGCGAGGTGGTGATCGCTACAAAATTCGGCTTTATACCCGCTTCTGAAACCGAAGCCAACGCCCGGTGGAATGCATTGAACAGCCGCCCCGAGCACATTAAAAAAGTGGTGGAAGATTCGCTGAAACGGCTGAATGTTGAGGTAATCGACCTGTATTACCAGCACCGGGTTGACCCGAATGTGCCTATTGAAGATGTTGCCGGGGCTGTCAAGGATTTGATCCAGGCGGGAAAAGTGAAGCATTTCGGACTTTCGGAAGCATCGGCCAAAACCATACGGCGCGCGCATGCGGTGCAGCCGGTTACTGCGTTGCAAAGTGAATATTCACTATGGTTCAGAAGTCCGGAGGAAGAAATACTGCCGACCTTGGAAGAGTTGGGCATTGGCTTCGTTCCATTCAGTCCGCTGGGCAAAGGGTTTCTGACGGGTAAAATTACGGAGGACACCAAACTGGAAAGCTCGGATTTCCGGAACTCGGTCCCTAGATTTAGTATTGAAAACAGGAAAGCCAATCAGGCGCTCGTTGACCTGCTCACTTCCATTTCGGCTCAAAAGGAAATTGACGGGATGCCTGCTACCCCTGCCCAGATTTCCCTGGCCTGGATCCTGGCGCAAAAGCCCTGGATTGTACCGATCCCCGGAACTACCAAATTGCACCGCCTGGAAGAAAACCTCGGCGCTGTGAACATTGAGCTTTCCGCCGAAGATTTACGCCAGATCGATGAAGCATTATCCAGGATTGACATCAAAGGTGAGCGGTATCCCGAGGCGCAGCAGAAAATGGTGGACCGGTGA
- a CDS encoding carboxymuconolactone decarboxylase family protein, giving the protein METSRTQRAAVKYKELFAQDITASKTDPELMTILQSVIFGEVFYIGNLNDKTRELITITALTTNQTLPQLIPHTNAALNVGVTPIEIREVIYQCAPFIGFPKVLNAMEVVNKVFEQKGIKVPLEMQGTVTEASRHEKGVEQQVPLYGDKMKQNMQDLPAGLGNELADLLTESCFGDFYIRNGLDLKTRELMVFCALATLGGTEKQMASHAAGNMKAGNNKETLISAMVQLYPYVGFPRAANAIYTIREVKEQ; this is encoded by the coding sequence ATGGAAACCAGCAGGACCCAGCGGGCAGCAGTCAAGTATAAAGAACTTTTTGCCCAGGACATTACAGCCAGCAAAACAGATCCGGAACTAATGACCATTCTGCAAAGTGTGATTTTTGGAGAGGTGTTTTATATCGGCAATCTCAATGACAAAACACGGGAATTGATCACCATTACGGCATTGACCACCAACCAGACATTGCCCCAATTAATACCGCACACCAATGCAGCATTGAATGTCGGCGTCACGCCCATTGAAATCCGCGAGGTGATTTACCAATGTGCACCGTTCATCGGTTTTCCCAAGGTTTTGAACGCGATGGAGGTTGTCAATAAAGTATTTGAACAAAAAGGAATAAAAGTGCCTCTGGAAATGCAGGGAACGGTTACCGAGGCCAGCCGCCACGAAAAAGGCGTTGAGCAGCAAGTCCCTTTGTATGGTGACAAGATGAAACAAAACATGCAGGACCTGCCAGCCGGACTAGGCAACGAACTTGCCGACCTGCTCACCGAATCGTGCTTCGGCGATTTTTACATCAGGAACGGCCTGGACCTTAAAACCCGCGAACTGATGGTTTTCTGTGCGCTGGCAACATTGGGAGGAACCGAAAAACAAATGGCCTCACACGCAGCTGGTAACATGAAAGCGGGCAACAACAAGGAAACGCTGATTTCGGCCATGGTGCAGCTGTATCCATATGTCGGTTTTCCACGGGCTGCCAACGCCATTTACACCATTCGCGAAGTGAAAGAGCAATAA
- a CDS encoding helix-turn-helix domain-containing protein, giving the protein MSEIVRLESVSQFNNQRGQKTLHPLVSVLDQSKSSPIQGARFVSELYIIFLKELKCAEMKYGRNHYDYQDGTLLFIAPGQVFGFDEEEKTFQPTGWALTFHPDLIRGTSLGRSIKDYGFFSYDANEALHLSDRERETILDSFSKIRYELEHAIDKHSKILIISNIELFLNYCVRFYDRQFITRDNLHKDVLARFERAMDDFFKSDNPQILGLPSVKFFAEQLNLSANYFGDLVKKETGKSAQEHLQEKLITIAKERVLDSSKSISEIAYEIGFKYPSHFTRLFKKQVGQSPLDYRLSNN; this is encoded by the coding sequence ATGAGCGAGATAGTCAGATTGGAAAGTGTTTCTCAATTCAATAATCAGCGGGGACAAAAGACGCTGCACCCGCTGGTGAGTGTGCTGGATCAGTCTAAGTCCTCGCCCATTCAAGGCGCGCGCTTTGTTTCGGAGCTTTACATCATTTTCCTCAAAGAGCTCAAATGCGCTGAGATGAAATATGGCCGGAACCATTACGATTATCAGGATGGAACATTGCTTTTCATCGCACCCGGGCAGGTTTTTGGGTTTGATGAAGAGGAGAAAACATTTCAGCCGACCGGGTGGGCGCTCACGTTCCACCCCGACCTGATCCGCGGCACGTCCCTGGGCCGGTCGATCAAAGATTACGGCTTTTTCTCTTACGATGCGAATGAAGCACTCCACCTGTCTGACCGTGAGCGGGAAACGATCCTGGACAGCTTTTCGAAGATCCGCTACGAATTGGAGCACGCGATCGACAAACACAGCAAAATACTGATCATCAGCAACATTGAGCTATTTTTGAATTATTGCGTCCGCTTCTACGACCGGCAGTTCATCACACGTGACAACTTGCACAAAGATGTGCTCGCCAGGTTTGAGCGTGCGATGGACGATTTTTTCAAATCAGATAATCCCCAAATCCTGGGTTTGCCTTCTGTTAAATTCTTTGCTGAGCAATTGAATCTGTCGGCCAACTATTTTGGTGATCTGGTAAAGAAAGAAACCGGGAAATCAGCCCAGGAGCATTTGCAGGAAAAGCTGATTACCATTGCTAAAGAGCGTGTGCTGGACAGCAGTAAATCGATCAGTGAAATTGCCTACGAAATCGGCTTTAAATATCCCTCCCACTTTACCCGGCTATTTAAAAAGCAGGTCGGCCAATCGCCTCTGGATTACCGGTTATCGAATAATTAA
- a CDS encoding helix-turn-helix domain-containing protein has translation MNGLPIENSKQRPLSAFNSDLKLKGFNVFQIEADGSATRVYSRKDFYKICLTTGRSNIHYADRSFETEGTVLFFGNPHIPYSWETLSSTYVGYTCLFSEEFLMASNRSDSLQQSPLFQIGGTPIMNISAGQRDFLNTLFQRMIEEQKSGYSFKDDLIRNYIHLILHEALKMQPSENYHHQKNAANRITSVFLELLERQFPIESADRPLQLKAAQDYAAQLNMHVNYLNRAVKEITGKPTTAHITERVAQEAKALLQHTDWNISEIAYALGFEYPTYFNNFFKRMTGTNPKALRMQDV, from the coding sequence ATGAATGGTCTGCCCATTGAAAATAGCAAGCAGCGTCCTTTGTCTGCATTCAATAGTGACTTGAAGCTGAAAGGTTTCAATGTTTTCCAGATTGAGGCTGACGGGAGTGCAACCCGGGTGTACAGCCGCAAGGATTTTTACAAAATCTGCCTCACCACCGGCAGAAGCAATATCCATTATGCCGACAGGAGTTTTGAGACGGAAGGTACCGTGCTGTTTTTCGGCAACCCGCATATTCCTTATTCCTGGGAAACACTTTCGAGCACATACGTGGGGTACACCTGCCTGTTTTCGGAAGAATTTCTGATGGCATCCAACCGGTCGGACAGCCTGCAGCAGTCGCCTCTTTTCCAGATCGGCGGAACGCCCATCATGAATATTTCGGCCGGGCAGCGCGACTTTCTGAACACGCTGTTTCAGAGGATGATCGAGGAGCAGAAGAGCGGGTATTCTTTCAAGGACGATCTGATACGGAATTATATACATCTGATCCTGCATGAAGCCTTGAAAATGCAGCCTTCGGAAAACTATCATCACCAGAAAAATGCAGCTAACCGCATTACTTCTGTTTTCCTGGAATTGCTGGAAAGGCAGTTCCCGATCGAAAGTGCCGACCGGCCACTGCAATTAAAGGCTGCCCAGGACTACGCTGCGCAGCTGAATATGCACGTTAACTACCTGAACCGGGCTGTCAAGGAAATTACCGGCAAGCCGACGACGGCCCATATCACCGAGCGGGTTGCCCAGGAAGCGAAGGCACTTTTGCAGCACACAGACTGGAACATCTCAGAAATTGCCTATGCGCTGGGGTTTGAATATCCTACGTATTTCAACAACTTTTTCAAAAGAATGACCGGTACCAACCCGAAAGCGCTGAGGATGCAGGATGTTTGA
- a CDS encoding cupin domain-containing protein, with the protein MMKKKHLQNFAFTAMLAALLAFPAADILAQQKTGSTDVSQGIFPKGTQGPAANFTGKAWNYSLVPTDSTLTTVVGNVYFEPGARSNWHTHPAGQILIITEGKGYHQIKGQSREELKKGDVVKCPPNVLHWHGASPTVGMQQLYILPNTEKGIVEWKQPVTDREYNNQN; encoded by the coding sequence ATGATGAAAAAGAAACATCTCCAGAACTTTGCATTTACGGCCATGCTCGCTGCTTTGCTTGCGTTTCCGGCAGCGGACATCCTGGCCCAGCAAAAAACCGGTTCCACTGATGTAAGTCAGGGTATTTTCCCAAAAGGTACGCAGGGACCCGCTGCCAATTTCACAGGCAAAGCCTGGAATTACAGCCTGGTACCTACGGACAGCACACTCACGACTGTGGTAGGAAACGTGTACTTCGAGCCGGGCGCGAGAAGTAACTGGCACACGCATCCCGCAGGACAAATCCTGATCATTACCGAAGGAAAAGGCTATCACCAGATCAAAGGTCAGTCCAGGGAAGAGCTCAAAAAAGGGGATGTGGTAAAATGTCCGCCGAATGTGCTGCATTGGCACGGTGCAAGTCCTACAGTGGGTATGCAGCAGCTTTACATTCTGCCCAATACCGAAAAAGGGATCGTGGAATGGAAGCAACCGGTAACAGATCGTGAATACAACAATCAAAACTAA
- a CDS encoding alpha/beta hydrolase, with protein MKKALILVLALFMLGQVHGQTRQKPAARAMPDAQQTEHYTFQLSDKVTRQHVSYQNRYGITISADLYLPKNRGNEPLAALAISGPFGAVKQQSLGLYAQTMAERGFAALAFDPSYTGESGGEPRNVASPDINTEDFSAAVDYLGLQPAVDRNRIGIIGICGFAGMALNASAVDKRIRAVATTSMYDMSRVMAKGYFDKTDAQQRTEMLEQMSLQRWEDARKGTPAPSTHNLPEKLQGNEPQFVVDYFNYYKTPRGFHKNSINSNAAWTATNALSFMNMPLLTYIKEISPRPVLLIAGENAHSRYFSEDAYHAADEPKELMIIPDASHVDLYDQFVKIPFEKLSSFFNENLSRAN; from the coding sequence ATGAAAAAAGCATTGATACTAGTACTTGCCCTCTTCATGTTGGGGCAGGTGCATGGACAAACCAGACAAAAGCCGGCCGCAAGAGCAATGCCGGATGCTCAGCAGACTGAGCATTATACATTTCAATTGAGCGATAAGGTAACCAGGCAGCATGTATCGTATCAAAACAGGTACGGTATTACCATTTCGGCAGACTTGTATCTGCCTAAAAACCGGGGAAATGAACCCCTGGCCGCACTTGCGATCAGCGGGCCATTTGGCGCGGTAAAACAACAATCCTTGGGGTTATATGCCCAAACGATGGCTGAGCGTGGATTTGCTGCACTCGCTTTTGACCCGTCGTACACCGGAGAGAGTGGCGGTGAGCCGCGCAATGTAGCATCACCCGACATCAATACGGAAGATTTCAGTGCAGCCGTGGATTACCTGGGTTTGCAGCCCGCTGTCGACCGAAACCGGATCGGGATCATCGGAATTTGCGGTTTTGCAGGCATGGCTTTGAATGCATCGGCGGTTGATAAGCGTATCAGGGCGGTGGCCACGACGAGTATGTATGATATGTCGCGGGTAATGGCCAAGGGTTATTTTGATAAAACAGATGCTCAGCAGCGCACCGAAATGCTGGAACAAATGAGTTTGCAGCGCTGGGAAGATGCCCGGAAAGGTACTCCGGCGCCATCCACGCATAATTTGCCTGAAAAGCTGCAGGGCAATGAACCTCAGTTTGTGGTTGATTATTTCAATTACTACAAAACGCCGCGCGGCTTCCACAAAAACTCCATCAATTCAAATGCGGCCTGGACTGCGACCAATGCACTTTCCTTTATGAATATGCCGCTGCTGACTTACATCAAGGAAATTTCACCTCGTCCTGTTTTGCTTATTGCCGGTGAAAATGCACATTCCCGGTATTTCAGTGAAGATGCCTACCATGCAGCCGACGAGCCCAAAGAGCTCATGATCATACCGGATGCATCCCATGTTGATTTGTATGACCAGTTCGTTAAAATTCCTTTTGAAAAGCTGAGCTCGTTTTTCAATGAAAATTTGAGCAGGGCCAATTAA
- a CDS encoding TIGR03643 family protein has protein sequence MQEKEKELKPDEVDRIVEMAWEDRTPFEAISAQFLISEQQVIAIMRTEMQPSSFRMWRKRVQGRATKHMKLSEHKDARFKSDMQRQISQNKISKRT, from the coding sequence ATGCAGGAAAAAGAAAAGGAATTAAAGCCCGACGAAGTGGACCGCATTGTTGAAATGGCCTGGGAAGACCGCACGCCCTTTGAAGCCATCAGTGCCCAATTTCTGATATCAGAGCAGCAGGTAATCGCCATCATGCGTACCGAAATGCAGCCTAGCAGTTTCAGAATGTGGCGCAAGCGCGTGCAGGGACGGGCTACCAAGCACATGAAACTATCGGAGCACAAGGATGCCCGGTTCAAATCTGACATGCAGCGGCAGATCAGCCAGAACAAGATCAGCAAACGGACATAA
- a CDS encoding SDR family NAD(P)-dependent oxidoreductase, producing MTKTIFITGASKGFGKLWAEAFLKRGDKVAATSRNIAGLQDLAAQYGDSFLPIALDITDRQQSIDAVNKAYEHFGSLDVVINNAGYGVFGAVEEAGEKEIKDVFEANVYGTLWVTQAALPILRQQGHGHIIQLSSVLGVWSLPTLGIYNATKFAVEGLSEALASEVKEFGIHVTLVEPNGYTTDFGGNSAVQSQTIAAYDAIRQSLGSTEGLLPDDFGKPEATIPAILKLVDSEQPPLRLFLGKVGYKKTKLVYAEKLQTWESWNDVAVTAQG from the coding sequence ATGACAAAGACCATATTTATTACCGGCGCATCCAAAGGATTTGGAAAATTGTGGGCAGAAGCATTTTTGAAACGGGGCGATAAAGTAGCCGCTACCTCCCGTAATATCGCAGGTTTACAGGACCTGGCTGCACAATACGGCGACAGCTTTTTGCCCATCGCGCTGGATATCACCGACCGCCAGCAAAGTATAGACGCCGTCAACAAGGCCTACGAGCATTTCGGAAGCCTCGATGTAGTGATCAATAATGCAGGTTATGGTGTTTTCGGCGCTGTTGAAGAAGCCGGTGAAAAGGAAATAAAGGATGTTTTTGAAGCGAATGTATATGGTACACTCTGGGTGACCCAGGCAGCCCTGCCCATTCTTCGTCAGCAGGGACATGGCCATATCATACAGCTTTCGAGTGTTCTGGGTGTGTGGTCCCTCCCGACGCTGGGCATTTATAATGCTACCAAATTTGCTGTTGAAGGGTTAAGCGAGGCGCTGGCCAGCGAAGTGAAGGAATTTGGAATTCATGTAACACTGGTTGAACCCAATGGATACACTACGGACTTCGGAGGTAATTCGGCGGTACAAAGCCAGACTATCGCTGCTTATGACGCTATCCGTCAAAGCCTGGGAAGTACCGAGGGACTTTTGCCCGACGACTTCGGCAAGCCCGAGGCAACCATTCCCGCAATCCTGAAACTGGTAGACAGCGAGCAGCCGCCTTTGCGCTTGTTTCTGGGAAAGGTCGGGTACAAAAAAACCAAACTTGTCTATGCCGAAAAGCTGCAAACCTGGGAATCCTGGAACGACGTCGCAGTTACTGCACAGGGTTGA
- a CDS encoding helix-turn-helix domain-containing protein — MEKITHYKTISQLHEKSGYPAPAHPLLSLMTCKELMSYSLGESRFTGDFYMIALKKIKSGYVLYGKTRYDHDNGSMVFMKPRQIIEVSNVQFAEKGFVIFVHEDYLAGHSLYEQIRKYGYFEYEINEALHVSPAEEMVIWDLYDKIRAEYDGDPDELSRDIILSHIDSILKYSDRFYKRQFTDRSANVSTTTVKKFQEVLKHYFDTGQHKKQGLPTVNSLAGNMFLSTRYLSDVLKQQTGKNAMEHIHLYLIGEAKNQLLSSDDNVSGIAYQLGFESPSYFTRLFKKVVGVTPGQYKEQFTA; from the coding sequence ATGGAGAAGATCACTCATTACAAAACCATTTCGCAGCTGCATGAAAAGAGCGGGTATCCGGCGCCTGCACATCCATTGTTAAGTCTGATGACCTGTAAGGAGCTGATGAGTTACTCGCTTGGGGAATCCCGTTTTACCGGAGATTTTTACATGATTGCCTTGAAGAAGATCAAGTCGGGCTACGTGCTTTACGGAAAGACCAGGTACGATCACGACAATGGGTCCATGGTTTTTATGAAGCCCCGGCAGATTATCGAGGTGAGCAATGTGCAGTTTGCCGAAAAAGGCTTTGTCATTTTTGTTCACGAAGACTATCTGGCGGGTCACAGTTTGTATGAGCAGATCAGGAAGTACGGCTATTTTGAGTACGAGATCAACGAAGCACTGCATGTTTCCCCTGCTGAGGAAATGGTGATCTGGGATTTGTATGATAAAATCAGGGCTGAATATGACGGTGATCCGGACGAACTGAGCCGGGATATCATTTTATCTCATATTGATTCCATACTGAAATACTCGGACCGGTTCTATAAAAGGCAATTTACAGACCGCAGTGCCAATGTTTCCACCACAACCGTTAAGAAATTCCAGGAAGTTTTAAAGCACTATTTTGATACAGGTCAGCATAAGAAGCAGGGCCTGCCGACCGTCAACAGTCTGGCCGGTAACATGTTTTTATCAACGCGGTACCTGAGCGACGTCCTCAAACAACAGACGGGCAAAAATGCGATGGAACATATCCACCTGTACCTGATCGGCGAGGCTAAAAACCAGCTGCTGAGCAGCGATGACAATGTTTCGGGGATAGCCTATCAGCTCGGCTTTGAGAGTCCATCCTATTTTACTAGGCTTTTCAAAAAAGTGGTGGGCGTAACACCCGGGCAATACAAAGAGCAGTTCACAGCCTAA
- a CDS encoding OsmC family protein, producing the protein MKQHHYKVAIQWTGNRGEGTKSYQSYDRSHTVEVSGKPRIECSSDPAFRGDPLKYNPEELFLSSLSGCHMLWYLHLCSEAQVIVVNYTDHANGLMVEENNGSGRFTRVTLHPVVTVQDAAMIEKAIALHAEANKLCFIANSCNFPVEHMPECYVA; encoded by the coding sequence ATGAAACAGCATCATTATAAGGTGGCAATTCAGTGGACGGGAAATAGGGGTGAAGGGACTAAAAGCTATCAGAGCTATGATCGCAGTCATACGGTTGAGGTGAGCGGAAAACCTCGCATCGAGTGCTCCTCGGACCCTGCTTTCCGTGGCGATCCCCTCAAATACAATCCGGAAGAGTTGTTCCTATCATCCTTATCCGGATGTCATATGCTTTGGTACCTCCACCTGTGTTCAGAAGCACAGGTGATTGTAGTCAATTATACGGATCATGCCAATGGGCTTATGGTTGAGGAAAACAATGGCAGCGGAAGGTTTACCCGGGTAACCCTGCACCCGGTGGTGACCGTGCAGGACGCAGCTATGATAGAGAAGGCCATCGCGCTGCATGCCGAGGCAAACAAGCTCTGCTTCATTGCCAATTCCTGTAATTTCCCGGTCGAGCATATGCCTGAGTGTTACGTTGCATAA
- a CDS encoding NmrA family NAD(P)-binding protein encodes MGKSILVAGATGNLGKRICRELVNRNADVSAIVRADTNVEKIEVLKKMAVSVIEVNFNSLNELSEVCKEKDCVVSALAGLEDVIIDLQTTLLNAAIQGGVKRFIPSDFCTDYNHLVPGENRNFDLRRRFKAYLDTTPIQSTSIFNGAFADILKYNTPILNLKDKNIAYWGEKSDWQLDFTTMDDTAAFTAEAALDDRAPRDLQIASFQISPNELHAALETTTGQQFKIYQLSSLEDFAQFIKKQRAENPAGENELYAKWQQAQYMYSMFSTHHTHLANQHYPNVSWTNALSYIRTFAK; translated from the coding sequence ATGGGAAAGAGCATATTGGTTGCTGGTGCGACAGGTAATTTAGGAAAGCGGATTTGCAGGGAGTTGGTCAATAGAAATGCAGATGTCAGTGCTATTGTGCGCGCTGATACTAACGTCGAAAAGATTGAGGTACTTAAAAAAATGGCAGTAAGTGTAATTGAGGTGAACTTCAATAGTCTCAATGAGTTATCGGAAGTTTGTAAGGAAAAGGATTGTGTGGTTTCAGCATTAGCCGGTTTGGAGGATGTTATTATTGATTTACAAACAACACTATTAAATGCTGCAATACAAGGAGGTGTGAAGCGATTTATTCCTTCTGATTTTTGTACCGATTACAATCATTTGGTTCCGGGAGAAAACAGAAATTTTGATTTAAGAAGACGTTTTAAAGCGTACCTGGATACAACTCCAATTCAATCCACTTCTATCTTCAATGGTGCATTTGCTGATATTTTGAAATACAATACACCCATCCTGAACCTGAAAGATAAGAATATCGCATACTGGGGAGAGAAGTCAGACTGGCAACTGGACTTTACTACCATGGACGATACCGCTGCCTTTACGGCCGAAGCAGCTCTGGACGATCGTGCACCCAGAGACTTGCAAATTGCGAGTTTTCAAATAAGTCCAAATGAATTGCATGCTGCTTTGGAAACAACCACCGGTCAGCAGTTCAAAATTTATCAACTATCCAGCCTTGAAGATTTTGCTCAATTTATCAAAAAACAAAGGGCGGAAAATCCGGCTGGCGAAAATGAGCTTTATGCAAAATGGCAGCAGGCACAATACATGTACTCTATGTTCTCCACGCACCATACACATCTTGCAAATCAACATTACCCTAATGTTAGCTGGACAAATGCACTAAGCTATATTCGGACTTTTGCAAAGTAA
- a CDS encoding aminotransferase-like domain-containing protein: MLRPWKLEIRIDHQLEKAVYLQIADAIISDIQLGRLKIGEALPGSRNLAEMLGVNRNTILEALNVLLNEEWIISKERKGTFVAETLPDFSNQRKTDDAPPHAALTKKQFRITSDDGYPDSKIAPVTELARAYRQIFNRNARWQMMGYSNEYGNADFIDALVQMLNHQRGMKVRNNALCVTRGSQMAMYLAAQCLCKKGDLVMVESPGYQPAWKAFEAAGATLLPVRVDQEGLMISDVMAHLKSSRKIRAIYTTPHHQYPTTVTLNLQRRLELIRLSNEYGFTIIEDDYDNEFHFGYRPVLPISSFKELKSYVYIGTMSKVVAPALRIGYLASSDPNLMEQIGSLRKIIDVQGDGIMEQAVLQLINDGTIKRHIRKATGYYKAKRDFTVWLLKIHLKDKANFTIPEGGLAFWIEPRQILDWSEISRKMASSGIKILTPDHFGNDPSINGIRVGYGSLSEKELKEVVMLLATHF, translated from the coding sequence ATGCTGCGCCCCTGGAAACTTGAAATCCGTATTGATCATCAACTGGAAAAAGCGGTGTACCTGCAAATTGCGGATGCGATTATTTCAGACATTCAGCTTGGAAGATTAAAAATCGGTGAAGCACTGCCGGGAAGCCGGAACCTCGCGGAAATGCTGGGAGTAAACCGCAATACGATCTTGGAGGCACTCAATGTGCTGCTGAATGAAGAATGGATTATTTCGAAGGAGCGAAAGGGAACTTTCGTAGCGGAAACTTTGCCTGATTTTTCCAATCAGAGAAAAACCGACGACGCTCCACCCCATGCAGCCCTGACTAAAAAGCAGTTCCGGATCACGTCTGATGACGGCTACCCCGACAGCAAGATTGCACCGGTCACCGAGCTGGCGCGTGCTTATCGACAGATCTTCAACCGGAATGCGCGCTGGCAAATGATGGGTTACAGTAATGAATATGGCAATGCCGATTTTATTGATGCGCTTGTGCAAATGCTTAACCATCAGCGGGGAATGAAGGTGCGTAACAATGCGCTATGCGTAACCCGCGGCAGTCAGATGGCGATGTACCTGGCGGCTCAGTGTTTGTGTAAAAAAGGCGATTTGGTAATGGTGGAGAGTCCGGGTTACCAGCCGGCATGGAAAGCGTTTGAAGCCGCCGGAGCTACATTACTGCCGGTTAGGGTGGATCAAGAAGGATTGATGATCAGCGATGTGATGGCACATTTAAAATCCAGCCGAAAGATCAGGGCCATTTACACGACGCCTCACCACCAGTATCCGACTACCGTCACACTAAACCTGCAACGAAGATTAGAGCTGATCCGGCTTTCGAATGAATACGGGTTCACCATTATTGAGGATGATTATGATAATGAATTTCATTTTGGCTATCGCCCGGTTTTGCCTATTTCGAGCTTCAAAGAACTGAAAAGTTACGTCTACATCGGCACGATGAGCAAGGTGGTCGCACCGGCATTGCGGATCGGCTACCTGGCATCCAGCGATCCTAATTTGATGGAGCAGATTGGCTCACTCCGCAAGATTATTGATGTGCAGGGCGACGGGATTATGGAACAGGCTGTATTGCAGCTGATCAATGACGGGACGATCAAAAGGCACATCAGGAAAGCGACGGGGTATTATAAAGCAAAACGCGATTTCACCGTATGGCTGTTGAAAATTCATTTGAAGGATAAAGCAAACTTTACCATTCCGGAAGGTGGACTTGCATTCTGGATCGAACCCAGGCAAATTCTTGACTGGTCAGAAATAAGCCGCAAAATGGCAAGTAGCGGAATTAAGATCCTTACACCCGACCATTTTGGAAACGATCCGTCAATTAATGGAATCCGGGTTGGATATGGATCTCTATCCGAGAAAGAATTAAAAGAAGTTGTAATGCTTTTAGCAACTCACTTTTAA
- a CDS encoding thioredoxin family protein has product MSKSIFYHAGCPVCVSAEHDIVNLIGQDQVDIVNIGEDRSRIGEAEAAGITSVPALVTPNGNVLHINFGASLADVKG; this is encoded by the coding sequence ATGAGCAAGTCCATTTTTTATCACGCCGGCTGCCCGGTATGCGTAAGTGCAGAACATGACATCGTCAATCTGATCGGTCAGGATCAGGTGGATATTGTAAATATTGGTGAAGACCGCAGCCGGATCGGAGAGGCGGAAGCTGCCGGGATCACTTCCGTACCCGCATTGGTAACCCCAAACGGCAATGTGCTGCATATCAATTTTGGGGCTTCCCTGGCAGACGTGAAAGGCTGA